Proteins from one Chlamydiota bacterium genomic window:
- a CDS encoding sigma-70 family RNA polymerase sigma factor has product MGGKDTVQLYLRDIGEIPLLTREEEIALARKAARGDEKARQHLIKANLRLVVKIARRYAHLGLSLLDLVEEGNLGLMRAVNKFDVRKGNKLSTYAAWWIRQFILRALANQGKMIRIPVYMMEKIQRIHRKDEELTQRYGRPAQPKEIAKALKIPVQKVRQMLEMDRRPRSLHSSIDGEGVNELIKVIEDVDTISPSKLISDEVVQGNIAELLDKLSAREAGILKMRFGLQGCSPSTLTVIGKRYRITRERVRQIQEAGLRKLKAILAETNRGFHDF; this is encoded by the coding sequence ATGGGCGGGAAGGACACGGTCCAGCTCTATCTCCGCGATATCGGGGAGATCCCTCTGCTCACGCGCGAGGAGGAGATCGCCCTCGCCCGGAAGGCGGCCCGCGGCGACGAGAAGGCCCGCCAGCACCTGATCAAGGCCAACCTCCGGCTGGTGGTGAAGATCGCGCGCCGGTACGCCCATCTCGGCCTCTCCCTGCTCGATCTCGTCGAGGAGGGGAACCTCGGGTTGATGCGGGCGGTCAACAAGTTCGACGTGCGCAAGGGGAACAAGCTCAGCACCTACGCGGCCTGGTGGATCAGGCAGTTCATCCTGCGGGCGCTGGCCAATCAGGGGAAGATGATCCGCATCCCCGTCTACATGATGGAGAAGATCCAGCGGATCCACCGCAAGGATGAGGAGCTCACCCAGAGGTACGGCAGGCCCGCGCAGCCGAAGGAGATCGCCAAAGCGCTGAAGATCCCGGTCCAGAAGGTGCGGCAGATGCTGGAGATGGACCGGAGGCCGCGCTCGCTCCACTCCTCCATCGACGGGGAGGGGGTCAACGAGCTGATCAAGGTGATCGAGGACGTCGACACGATCTCCCCGTCCAAGCTCATCTCCGACGAGGTGGTGCAGGGGAACATCGCGGAGCTGCTGGACAAGCTGAGCGCGCGCGAGGCGGGCATCCTGAAGATGCGGTTCGGCCTCCAGGGGTGTTCCCCGAGCACCCTCACCGTGATCGGGAAGAGGTATCGCATCACGCGCGAGCGGGTCAGGCAGATACAGGAGGCGGGGCTGAGGAAGCTGAAGGCGATCCTGGCGGAGACGAACCGGGGATTCCACGACTTCTAG
- the apt gene encoding adenine phosphoribosyltransferase, with protein sequence MATDGKRLRDAIRSVPDFPKKGIVFRDITTLIRDGRLFREAVDAVCDWCRDKRIETVVCMESRGFIFGAAIAYALGAGVVPVRKKGKLPHETFSAEYELEYGTDSLEIHRDAFPAGSRVLIVDDLLATGGTAAATAQLAAQLDARIAGIAFIIELTFLKGREKLEGFDVLSLVQYASEEE encoded by the coding sequence ATGGCCACCGACGGCAAGAGGCTCAGGGATGCGATCCGCAGCGTGCCGGATTTTCCGAAGAAGGGGATCGTCTTCAGGGACATCACCACGCTGATCCGCGACGGGCGGCTCTTCCGGGAGGCGGTGGACGCCGTTTGCGACTGGTGCCGGGACAAAAGGATCGAGACGGTCGTCTGCATGGAGTCGCGCGGCTTCATCTTCGGGGCGGCGATCGCCTATGCGCTCGGGGCGGGGGTGGTGCCCGTGCGGAAGAAGGGGAAGCTCCCGCACGAGACCTTCAGCGCCGAGTACGAGCTCGAATACGGCACCGATTCGCTCGAGATCCACAGGGACGCCTTCCCCGCCGGGAGTCGCGTCCTCATCGTGGACGACCTGCTCGCCACCGGCGGGACCGCCGCCGCGACGGCGCAGCTCGCCGCGCAGCTCGACGCCAGGATCGCCGGGATCGCCTTCATCATCGAGCTCACCTTCCTGAAGGGGAGGGAAAAGCTCGAGGGGTTCGACGTTCTCTCCCTCGTCCAGTACGCCTCGGAAGAGGAGTGA
- a CDS encoding GAF domain-containing sensor histidine kinase, with amino-acid sequence MTNQKRVALTDRGESLLQISLAINARKELRSILETIVTHTRSLLGCADSSIVLWDRRQGVFKHGASTNIGAEVSRRVRREGGATRWVVDHREPVLVPDTRRDPFIANPMIPEGGVMAYTGVPIAQGDEVLGVLYALYATTHKATPDDLWLLTQAAAMAAIAIQNSRLLHSLEEINNFKSAMIRMLVHDLNNILQSLMGGIEILRHCNRDADRVDLERIDVSMMRMRRLVEGILRYERMTSVEEIARGPVDLNAVAEKAAKVFAEAAAGKSHRLVLALSTEPCTAYGDRLLLEEAAFNLVSNAVNYTSPGGTITLRTSATEDGYVFEVADTGSGLEAEDRERIFEPFVRLKKAGRVKGNGLGLHLVRTIVDRHAGTIVVSGTPGKGSTFTVTLPSR; translated from the coding sequence GTGACCAACCAGAAGCGCGTCGCGCTCACCGACCGTGGGGAGTCGCTCCTCCAGATCAGTCTCGCCATCAACGCCCGCAAGGAACTGCGCTCCATCCTCGAGACGATCGTCACGCACACCCGCAGCCTCCTCGGCTGCGCCGACTCGAGCATCGTCCTCTGGGACCGCCGACAGGGGGTCTTCAAGCACGGCGCCTCCACCAACATCGGCGCGGAGGTGTCGCGCCGCGTGCGGCGCGAGGGCGGCGCGACGCGCTGGGTCGTGGACCACCGCGAGCCCGTTCTCGTCCCCGACACCCGCCGCGACCCGTTCATCGCCAACCCGATGATCCCCGAGGGCGGCGTCATGGCCTACACCGGCGTCCCCATCGCGCAGGGCGACGAGGTGCTGGGGGTCCTCTACGCCCTCTACGCGACGACGCACAAGGCCACCCCCGACGATCTGTGGCTCCTGACGCAGGCCGCGGCGATGGCGGCCATCGCCATCCAGAACTCCCGCCTCCTGCATTCGCTCGAGGAGATCAACAACTTCAAAAGCGCGATGATCCGGATGCTGGTCCACGATCTCAACAACATCCTGCAGTCGCTCATGGGGGGGATCGAGATCCTTCGCCATTGCAACCGGGACGCCGATCGCGTCGATTTGGAGCGCATCGACGTCTCGATGATGCGGATGCGCCGTCTGGTGGAGGGGATCCTCCGCTACGAGAGGATGACGTCGGTGGAGGAGATCGCGCGCGGGCCCGTGGACCTGAACGCCGTCGCCGAAAAGGCCGCGAAGGTTTTCGCCGAGGCCGCGGCGGGGAAATCCCACCGTCTGGTTCTGGCGCTGTCGACGGAACCGTGTACGGCGTACGGGGACCGGCTCCTGCTGGAGGAGGCGGCGTTCAATCTGGTCTCCAACGCCGTCAACTACACCTCCCCGGGGGGGACGATCACCCTCCGGACGAGCGCAACGGAGGACGGGTACGTATTCGAGGTCGCGGACACCGGCTCGGGCCTCGAGGCGGAGGACCGGGAACGGATCTTCGAACCGTTCGTGCGCCTGAAGAAGGCGGGGCGGGTCAAGGGGAACGGCCTCGGCCTCCACCTCGTCCGGACCATCGTCGACCGTCACGCGGGGACGATCGTTGTTTCCGGAACCCCCGGGAAGGGCTCCACGTTCACCGTGACGCTCCCCTCGCGCTGA